A window of the Brassica oleracea var. oleracea cultivar TO1000 chromosome C1, BOL, whole genome shotgun sequence genome harbors these coding sequences:
- the LOC106343803 gene encoding uncharacterized protein LOC106343803 — protein MAIKAGKVLRTASAASRKFLAAAHPAPSAVSPPGVTSSSAVGAFLGIIEVPRSTTDMLISKYIRLSQNRLTKKGDFTEEKLMTMLSGNVGISETVKLLDGRKTSADFSSPKSTNIPSIANPKKKK, from the exons ATGGCGATCAAAGCGGGAAAGGTTCTCAGAACGGCGTCGGCTGCCTCTAGGAAGTTCTTAGCAGCAGCACATCCGGCGCCTTCAGCCGTATCACCGCCAGGCGTGACTTCATCTTCCGCCGTAGGAGCATTTCTGGGTATTATCGAAGTTCCTCGCTCCACCACCGATATGTTGATCTCCAAGTACATCCGACTCTCCCAG AACCGATTGACGAAGAAGGGTGATTTCACTGAGGAGAAGCTCATGACAATGTTGTCTGGTAACGTCGGGATCAGCGAGACTGTCAAGTTACTTGATGGCCGCAAAACTAGCGCTGACTTTTCTTCCCCAAAGTCAACCAACATCCCGTCCATTGCCAATCCCAAGAAGAAGAAATGA
- the LOC106310781 gene encoding protein NRT1/ PTR FAMILY 2.10-like, translated as MERKPFEVETTEDHKPYSDGGGSDLTSTVDSSGDEQKKLVYRGWKVMPYIIGNETFEKIGIIGTLSNLLVYLTQVFNLKKYTAATIINAFSGTINFGTFFAAFLCDTYFGRYKTLSVAVIACFLGSVFILMTAAVPGLHPTPCGTKSSCQGPNGGQVLFLLLGLALLVVGAGGIRPCNLAFGADQFNPKSESGKKGINSFFNWYFFTFTFAQIISLTLVVYIQSNVSWTIGLSIPVGLMFLACVIYFAGHNLYVKVKASGSPLAGIARVIAAAIKKRGLKPVKKPCSDLYNHIPPNYANSTLKYSDQFRFLDKAAVMTPDDKLKPDGTASDPWNLCTMQQVEEVKCIVRVIPIWFACAVYYLAITLQMTYPVFQALQSDRRLGSDGFKIPGGTYVVFLMSGMTVFIIFYDRVLVPSLRRVTGLDNGITLLQRIGSGIFFALLSMLISGFVEERRRAIALTKPTLGIEPRAGEISSMSAMWLIPQLVLAGIAEAFAAVGQMEFYYKQFPENMKSFAGSIFYVGAGVSSYLASFLISTVHKTTEHSRSGNWLAEDLNKGKLDYFYFMITGLMFVNMGYFLLMAKFYRYKVTNDEANSVIKTYEEETKENQQQDKSYV; from the exons ATGGAGAGAAAGCCCTTTGAGGTTGAGACGACGGAGGATCACAAACCCTACTCCGATGGAGGTGGTTCTGATTTAACGTCGACGGTTGATTCATCTGGCGACGAGCAGAAAAAGCTCGTTTATAGAGGCTGGAAAGTCATGCCTTATATCATTG GTAATGAGACATTTGAGAAGATTGGGATCATAGGGACATTATCAAACCTTCTAGTGTACCTAACTCAAGTATTCAACCTTAAGAAATACACAGCTGCAACTATTATCAATGCCTTCAGTGGCACTATCAACTTCGGCACTTTCTTCGCTGCTTTTCTGTGTGACACTTACTTTGGCCGCTACAAGACTCTCAGTGTGGCTGTCATCGCTTGTTTTCTG GGATCGGTTTTTATACTAATGACGGCTGCAGTTCCGGGATTGCACCCGACTCCTTGTGGAACTAAAAGTTCGTGCCAAGGGCCAAATGGGGGGCAGGTTTTGTTTCTGCTGTTGGGTTTAGCGCTTCTCGTAGTCGGTGCTGGTGGTATCAGGCCGTGTAATTTGGCCTTTGGAGCTGATCAGTTCAACCCCAAGTCAGAATCTGGAAAGAAAGGAATCAACAGTTTCTTCAACTGGTACTTCTTCACTTTCACGTTTGCGCAGATCATCTCGCTCACGCTAGTTGTGTATATCCAGTCAAACGTGAGCTGGACCATTGGTTTGAGTATCCCTGTGGGTCTAATGTTCTTGGCCTGCGTCATTTACTTTGCTGGCCATAATCTCTACGTAAAAGTGAAAGCCTCGGGTAGTCCCTTGGCTGGCATCGCTCGTGTTATAGCTGCAGCGATCAAGAAACGAGGGTTGAAGCCTGTTAAGAAGCCTTGCTCCGATCTTTACAATCACATCCCGCCTAACTATGCAAACTCTACACTCAAATACTCCGACCAGTTTAG ATTTCTCGACAAAGCAGCAGTCATGACCCCTGATGACAAGTTGAAACCCGATGGAACGGCTTCAGATCCATGGAATCTATGTACGATGCAGCAGGTGGAAGAAGTGAAATGCATTGTAAGAGTGATTCCAATCTGGTTTGCTTGCGCGGTGTACTACCTCGCAATAACATTGCAAATGACTTATCCGGTCTTCCAAGCGCTCCAGAGCGACCGGAGATTGGGTTCAGATGGCTTCAAGATTCCAGGCGGCACCTATGTAGTGTTCTTGATGTCCGGTATGACGGTTTTCATCATATTCTACGACCGTGTCCTTGTCCCGTCGCTCAGAAGAGTGACAGGGCTAGACAATGGTATAACTCTCTTACAAAGAATCGGATCAGGCATTTTCTTTGCGCTTTTGAGTATGTTGATTTCTGGGTTCGTTGAGGAACGGCGAAGAGCCATTGCACTGACAAAACCTACTCTCGGGATCGAGCCTCGAGCTGGAGAAATCTCATCAATGTCAGCGATGTGGCTGATACCGCAGCTCGTGCTTGCAGGGATAGCTGAAGCTTTTGCAGCTGTTGGACAAATGGAGTTTTACTACAAGCAGTTTCCTGAAAACATGAAGAGCTTTGCGGGTTCTATCTTCTATGTCGGTGCAGGAGTTTCTAGCTACCTCGCTAGCTTCTTGATCTCGACTGTTCATAAAACAACTGAGCATTCACGCTCCGGGAATTGGCTAGCTGAGGATCTGAACAAAGGGAAGCTGGATTACTTTTATTTCATGATCACTGGCCTCATGTTTGTTAACATGGGTTACTTCTTGTTAATGGCTAAATTTTATAGATACAAAGTCACTAACGATGAAGCAAATTCTGTGATTAAGACTTATGAAGAAGAGACCAAGGAGAATCAACAACAAGACAAGAGCTATGTCTGA
- the LOC106343808 gene encoding uncharacterized protein LOC106343808, whose protein sequence is MAEESKQSSVSDDKTSVIGRSSKEEKQSKVHEKETHGKSEDINEKTRVDDVKGPGVFGRMKEEVEAIVDAVTPSKSSVDDK, encoded by the exons ATGGCGGAAGAATCAAAACAAAGCTCTGTTTCTG ATGATAAGACGAGTGTGATTGGAAGAAGCAGTAAGGAAGAGAAACAATCAAAGGTTCATGAAAAGGAGACTCATGGAAAAAGTGAAGACATCAACGAGAAGACAAGAGTGGATGATGTGAAAGGACCAGGTGTCTTCGGACGTATGAAGGAAGAAGTGGAAGCCATTGTCGATGCAGTTACTCCTAGCAAAAGTTCTGTTGATGACAAGTGA